Within Flavobacterium pisciphilum, the genomic segment TAATAGTTTAATGCTATTATCTATTTCTCCAACATAGTTATGAATGGCTGAAGCGACTGGATGTGTACTCTGACTTTCCAAAGCATTTACCATTTTAAGTATTTCGTCTTTATCAAATTCAGGTTTTATTAATACTTCTTGAACTTTAAAGACACCTTCTGTCATTGTTCCTGTTTTATCAATAACTACGTTCTGAACATTGGCAAGAATATCCAAGAAATTGGATCCTTTAAACAGTATTCCATTATGACTTGCTGCTCCAATACCTCCAAAATATCCCAAGGGAATAGAGATTACCAACGCACAAGGACATGAAATAACTAGAAATACTAATGCTCTATATAACCACTCACTAAACACATAATTAGCAACAAAAAGAGCTGGCAACAATGTAATAGCAATTGAAAGAAACACTATTATAGGTGTATATACCTTGGCAAACTTACGAATGAACAATTCTGTAGGTGCTTTTTGAGCAGTTGCATCCTGTACCAGCTCTAATATCTTACTTAATTTACTATCTGAATAGGCTACGGTTACCCTTACCTGACTTACGGTATTTAGATTAATCATACCCGCCAATACCGTTTCTCCTTTTGATTTGGTATCTGGTTTGCTTTCTCCTGTGAGAGCTGCAGTATTATAAGAAGCACTTTCAGAGATGAGTTCCCCGTCAAGTCCTAATTTCTCTCCTGGCTTTAACTGGATAATATCTCCAATTTTTGCATCTTCTGCTTTTATAACCACCAATTTATCTCCTTGCAGTATGGTAACTTCATCTGGACGTTGGTCTAATAAAGCCTTAATGTTTCCTTTAGCTCGTGATACTGCAAGTGTTTGAAACACTTCTCCCACAGCATAAAATAACATAACAGCTACAGCTTCGGGATATTCTCCTATAGCAAAAGCTCCCATTGTAGCAATAACCATCAAAAAAAACTCTGAGAAAAAATCTTTGTAACGAATACTCTCAATAGCTTCTTTAATTACTGGTAATCCAACCGGAATATATGCCACTACATACCATCCCAATCTTACCCAGTTAGTGAACCAATCCTGCGGGAAATAATTATCTAATCCGATGCCCGTTAGTAATAAAACTAATGATATAACAGCTGGTAAAAATAACTGAAATACAGTTTTATCTTCAAGATCATGGCTGTGGTCGTGATCATGGTCGTGACTATGATCATGATGACCTTCTTTTTTCTTATTTTTCCCATGATTGTGGTCATGGTCATGATGATCGTGGTCGTGTTTTTCTTCTGAGCAACTTTTTTCTTCCAAGAGTACTTCAACTCCTGTTTTAGTATATTCTTTTTCCGTTTTTAAACAACACAACTGATTTCCTTGAGCATCATACTTATGTTGATGTCCCTCTTTTTTTTGAGGTTTTAAATAAACATCTGTACTACAACATTGCTTTGACATATCTAATTATTTTTTAATTCTATGACAAAGTTATTGGTCTGTTTTGGGAACTTGGTTGCAAATGTAATACTGCAGTTTTATTTTGGATTTTAGTAATGAAACCAAAATAAATCAAAGAATCTCATCATATTACGAATATTAAAAAAACTTAGAACATTTTTCGCAAATCCCTTTCATTACAAAATTGACACTTTCTAATAAGAATTTTTCAGGAAGTTGCATGGGTGGTATAGAGATACTTTCGAGGCAATATGTATTATGACAACGGTTACAATTAAAATGAACATGTAACTCGCCAAGCGTACACATACAAGACTCCATACAAATCGAATATTTCATCGAACCAGAACCATCGTCAATACTATGAATAAGTAAATTTTCATGAAACAAGCTCAAAGTTCTAAAAATGGTTGATTTATTAACTGTAACTAATTCTGTCTCCAGATCAGTTAGACTAAATGCTTTTTCAAATTCAGTCATCGTCTTGAATATTAACAACCTTACTGATGTTGGTTTTATATTCCTATTCAATAATTTTTTTTCCAAACCTTCCATCTTTTATATTTTATTTAAACCTCTATATAATAAACTTAGAAAACAATTATAAAATTAGGCAATTTGTTCAGTACCAGTTTTACAATATTCTGGTTTATTTTATGAGATTTACTGATTAACCATTTTACTAAATATTTCAACTAGTGTAAAAAAACTATAATACCAATTACAAATAATGTATATAACCAATTTCTGGCAGGTACATACAATTCTCGCAATTATCATATTCAAAAGTTGATTCAGCAGGTTGTTCAAAATTGATTTTTAAAAATGCATCTGAGAATAAAGCATACGGCGGAAATTTGGCAATATGATTTTTGAGCATTTTGTGAGCTTCCACAACTGGAGCTCCATAAAGTTTCTCAAACCTTCCAATTTTATATTTAGTAAAAGTACCATAGTGCACAATAATTTTTAATGACAAAGGAATTTCCATTGCAAGTTGCAACGATAGCCTTGTTACTTCCTTTTTAAAGTTGTTATACATTACTACAATCTGAGCTATTGTATCGTCAAAAGAGGGAATCTGGCGGTATTTATAAAACAATACGGCATCACCTTCAATCTCAGAAACTTCAAGTGAAAGGTTGTTACTATCAACTATTGATTTCAGGAGATTCTCAGTTATGTATTTTCCAATAAACATATTGGTACTTATAACAAAATCTGTAAAACCAGATATGTCCGGAATCATCAGCATGCCTGTTTTATCTTGGGGTATTTGAGTAGGAAACATATCGGTATTAAATATTTTTTGTTTTGTGATACAAATTTTAGCATAGTAAAACTATATCGTATGGTCCTATTCCCTATTTGATTTATAACATTTACAGATATCAAGAATCTAATAGGCAATCGATATAACATTTTTTCCCCCATAGCATTATATATTCTCTACAAATACAGCATTGTTAGAAGATTTATTTAAGTTTTTCTTTATTCAAATTGATATATTGAAGGATAGTATTGCCTGAAAATTATGCTAATAATTTAAATTAAAATTGTGTGTATAGTCAATATTTTCTTATTTTTAGATGATAATTTTTAACTAGAAACCAATAGAACATGAAGTTTGAATATACAATACTGAGGAGTAATACAGTCGTTAATCTAATTAAATACGAATACCAACATGGATACTAAAGATCCAAGATTTAACGGACTCAGCATTGCTACCGGAGTCGTTCGCCACTCAGACCTTTGTTATTTGATTGCCACACACGACCAAGCTACCAGCGAAGGTTATAGCGATTCGATACTTTTTACTCTATATCGTGAAACTCTATATGCTGGCGTAGTGCCATGGCTTGCCTGTTCTGGAACAGTCTGTCATATACCTGCCGAACGTTACCTCATGTTGGGCAGTGATGGATCAGTCGAAGCCAGTGGCGGTGGTACTAAAAATGAAGAAGCAATTGCCAACTGCGGAGTAGACCCAAGAAAACGCGGTCCTCTTCGTGAAATCCGTGGTATTGCTAACGGTAGAGCCTATGCTGTAGGAACCTGTCGCCAAGCCTATATCCGTGAGGATGCAGATCAATGGAAATGCATTGACCAGAGTGCTCAAATTGGTGATACTCCAATTACTGACACCAGCTTTGAATCTATCGATGGATTCAACGAACAAGAAATTTATACTGTTGGTTGGGAAGGTGAAATATGGAAATATGATGGTTCTCTTTTCACTCAACAAAATAGTCCAACAGATCTAGCACTCTATAAAGTTCGCTGTGCACCAGATGGTTTTACTTATGCCTGCGGTCAGCTCGGAACCTTGCTTCGTGGACGTGATAATCAATGGGAAGTAATCAAGCATGAAAGCACCACCGAAGATCTTTGGGGTATGGAGGTTTTCGATGGGAAATTGTATGTGTCGTCTGCTCATTTCGTCTATCAACTCGTAGATGGCAAACTCGAACCTATTGACTTTGGGGACGAGGTTCCACGGACTTGTTATCACCTAAGTGCAGCCAACGGAATCATGTGGTCCATAGGATCCAAAGATGTAATGGAGTTTGATGGGGTGAACTGGAAACGCTGCCTACAAATTGACTAATCGAATTATCTTTTAAAGGATAATTTTAATTAAAAAGCCTATAAAAAATGAAGCTTAAACATATAATAAAGAGTAATACAGTCGTTAATTTAATTAAATCTGAAAATCAACATGGACGACACTAGAGATCCACGATTCAGCGGACTCAGCATAGCTACTGGAGTCGTTCGCTACTCAGACTTGTCCTATTTGATTACTACACACGACGAAGCTACCAGCGAGGGATATATCGATTCAATAATGTACACTCTAGACCGTAAAACCTGGTATGCCGGCACAGTGCCGTGGCTTGGCTGCTCTGGAACGGTCTGCCATATACCTGCCGAACGCTACTTAGCACTGGGCACTGATGGATCAGTAAGAGCCAGTGGTGGTGGCGTAGTAAAGGAAGAGGCACCTATCGCAAACTCCGGAATCGATCCAAAGAAGCGTGGTCCTCTTCGCGAAATCCGTGGCATTGCTAATGGTCGAGCCTATGCTGTAGGAACATGTCGCCAAGCCTATGTTCGTGAGGACGAAAATCTATGGAGATGCATTGACCAGAGTGCTCAAATTGGTGATACTCCAATTACTGACACCAGCTTTGAATCTATCGATGGATTCAACGAACAGGAAATTTATACTGTTGGTTGGGAAGGTGAAATATGGAAGTATGATGGTTCTCTTTTCACCCAACAGAATAGTCCAACTAACTTGGCACTCTATAAAGTTCGCTGTGCACCAGATGGTTTTGCTTATGCCTGTGGTCAGCTCGGAACCTTACTTCGTGGACGTGATAATCAATGGGAAATAATTAAGCATGAAAGTACCACAGAAGATCTTTGGGGTATGGAAATTTTCAATGGAAAATTATATGTATCCTCCTCTCATTTCGTCTATCAACTCGTAGATGGCAAACTCGAACCTATTGACTTTGGAGACGAGGTTCCACGGACTTGTTATCACCTAAGTGCTGCCGACGGAATCATGTGGTCCATAGGCCCAAAAGATGTAATGGAGTTTGATGGTTTAAACTGGAAACGTTGTTTACAAATTGACTAATCGAGTTATCTTTTAAAAGATAATTTTCAACTAAAAAACCAATAAAACATGAAACTTAAATATACAATACTGAAGAGTAACACAGTCACTAATCTAATTAAATCTGAATACCAATATGGACACTAGAGATCCACGATTCAGCGGACTCAGCATTGCTACTGGAACTGTTCGCTATTCAGACCTTTGTTATTTGATTGCCAGAAGCGATGATGTTATCCGCGAAGGTTATAGCGATTCAATACTATTGGCTCTAGATTGTGGAACTTGGGGGGCTGATGCTGTACAGTGGCTTGCCTGTTCTGGAACAGTCTGTCATATACCAGCAGAACGTTACCTAACGTTGGGAATCGATGGATCAATAGACGCCAGTGGTGGTGGCTTTAGAACCCAAGAGACTATTGTTAACTCTGAAGTAGATCCAAAAAAACGCGGCCCACTTCGTGAAATCCGTGGTATTGCTAACGGTAGAGCCTATGCTGTAGGAACATGTCGCCAAGCCTATGTTCGTGAGGATGCAGATCAATGGAAATGCATAGACCAGAGTGCTCAAATTGGTGATACACCAATCACCGACACCAGCTTCGAATCTATTGATGGATTCAACGAACAGGAAATTTATACTGTCGGTTGGGAAGGTGAAATATGGAAGTATGATGGTTCTCTTTTCTCTCAGCAGAATAGTCCAACAAATCTAGCACTCTATAAAGTTCGCTGTGCACCAGATGGTTTTACTTATGCCTGTGGTCAGCTCGGAACCTTACTTCGTGGACGTGATAATCAATGGGAAATAATTAAGCATGAAAGTACCACAGAAGATCTCTGGGGTATGGAAATTTTCAATGGAAAATTATATGTATCCTCCTCTCATTTCGTCTATCAACTCGTAGATGACAAGCTCAAACCTGTTGACTTTGGAGATGAGATTCCACGGACTTGTTACCACCTAAGCGCAGCCGATGGAATCATGTGGTCCACAGGACCCAAGGATGTAATGGAGTTTGACGGTTCGAATTGGAAACGCTGTCTACAAATTGACTAACTCAGTCATCTCGGATTAACTCT encodes:
- a CDS encoding heavy metal translocating P-type ATPase, giving the protein MSKQCCSTDVYLKPQKKEGHQHKYDAQGNQLCCLKTEKEYTKTGVEVLLEEKSCSEEKHDHDHHDHDHNHGKNKKKEGHHDHSHDHDHDHSHDLEDKTVFQLFLPAVISLVLLLTGIGLDNYFPQDWFTNWVRLGWYVVAYIPVGLPVIKEAIESIRYKDFFSEFFLMVIATMGAFAIGEYPEAVAVMLFYAVGEVFQTLAVSRAKGNIKALLDQRPDEVTILQGDKLVVIKAEDAKIGDIIQLKPGEKLGLDGELISESASYNTAALTGESKPDTKSKGETVLAGMINLNTVSQVRVTVAYSDSKLSKILELVQDATAQKAPTELFIRKFAKVYTPIIVFLSIAITLLPALFVANYVFSEWLYRALVFLVISCPCALVISIPLGYFGGIGAASHNGILFKGSNFLDILANVQNVVIDKTGTMTEGVFKVQEVLIKPEFDKDEILKMVNALESQSTHPVASAIHNYVGEIDNSIKLLDTEEIAGYGLKSTVNGKELLVGNFKLLDKFNVSHDANTGSIVYTVIAISYDRKFVGYLTISDSIKVDAKIAIDKLHSMNIRVTMLSGDKSAVVEHVATQLGIDNAYGDLLPEDKVNKVKEIKNRAGSVAFVGDGVNDAPVIALSDAGIAMGGLGSDAAIETADVVIQDDMPSKIAMAINIGKQTKKIVWQNIILAFSIKAIVLILGAGGLATMWEAVFADVGVALLAILNAVRIQRMKF
- a CDS encoding Fur family transcriptional regulator, whose translation is MEGLEKKLLNRNIKPTSVRLLIFKTMTEFEKAFSLTDLETELVTVNKSTIFRTLSLFHENLLIHSIDDGSGSMKYSICMESCMCTLGELHVHFNCNRCHNTYCLESISIPPMQLPEKFLLESVNFVMKGICEKCSKFF
- a CDS encoding DUF2652 domain-containing protein encodes the protein MFPTQIPQDKTGMLMIPDISGFTDFVISTNMFIGKYITENLLKSIVDSNNLSLEVSEIEGDAVLFYKYRQIPSFDDTIAQIVVMYNNFKKEVTRLSLQLAMEIPLSLKIIVHYGTFTKYKIGRFEKLYGAPVVEAHKMLKNHIAKFPPYALFSDAFLKINFEQPAESTFEYDNCENCMYLPEIGYIHYL